A genomic segment from Thermococcus sp. encodes:
- a CDS encoding metallophosphoesterase yields the protein MRILAITDVHGRVSEVEKLTEKVLEIEPGLILLAGDITHFSGRDSARKVLKPLLTLNVPILAVHGNCDGRDVPVLLEELGIGLHNRRVKFKGTGIVGIGGSNITPFNTVWELTEDEMRAILEKNYHDGDVVLSHTPPKDTRADRVHSGLHVGSLSLREFIEERQPPLVVCGHIHEARSTDKISETVIVNPGPLFKGYYSVIEFDEREKKVRNVELTRL from the coding sequence ATGAGAATCCTGGCCATCACCGACGTCCACGGACGGGTTTCAGAGGTTGAGAAGCTCACCGAGAAGGTTCTGGAGATAGAGCCAGGCCTGATTCTACTTGCCGGGGACATAACCCACTTCTCAGGAAGGGACTCGGCCAGAAAGGTTCTCAAACCGTTGCTCACCCTTAACGTACCCATTCTCGCAGTTCACGGCAACTGCGACGGACGGGACGTTCCGGTTCTCCTTGAGGAACTTGGAATCGGCCTCCATAACAGGAGGGTCAAGTTTAAAGGTACTGGGATAGTGGGAATCGGCGGTTCCAATATCACCCCCTTCAACACCGTCTGGGAGCTAACGGAGGACGAGATGAGAGCGATACTTGAGAAAAACTACCACGATGGAGATGTAGTCCTTTCCCACACTCCGCCGAAGGATACAAGGGCTGATAGAGTTCACTCGGGACTCCACGTCGGTAGCCTATCGCTCAGGGAGTTCATTGAAGAGAGACAGCCCCCGCTCGTCGTCTGCGGCCACATCCACGAGGCGAGAAGCACTGACAAGATCAGTGAAACGGTCATTGTAAACCCCGGCCCACTCTTTAAGGGTTACTACTCGGTAATAGAGTTTGATGAAAGGGAGAAAAAGGTGAGGAATGTGGAGCTGACAAGGCTCTAG
- a CDS encoding adenylate kinase family protein: MIIAVTGTPGVGKTTVSKLLSRRLGYGYVGVKEFAVENGIGRPIGEELEIDVDELAGKMEKAFSGKNVVIDGHLSHFVPADLVIVLRAHPKLVADRLKKRGYSRKKLSENVEAEFIDVILVEALEENERVIEVDATGKTPGEIVEEIIGLLARGTQKRVGVVDWSDAYDEVIPYLDLGGD, translated from the coding sequence ATGATAATCGCCGTGACAGGGACCCCTGGTGTGGGAAAAACGACCGTTTCAAAGCTCCTGAGCAGGAGGCTGGGCTACGGGTACGTCGGAGTTAAGGAGTTCGCTGTTGAGAACGGTATAGGCAGACCGATAGGAGAAGAACTGGAAATAGATGTTGATGAACTTGCGGGGAAGATGGAGAAGGCGTTTAGCGGAAAAAACGTCGTTATCGATGGCCATTTGAGCCACTTCGTCCCTGCAGACCTCGTTATAGTCCTCCGTGCTCATCCAAAACTCGTCGCTGATAGGCTGAAAAAGAGAGGTTACTCAAGGAAAAAGCTGTCAGAGAACGTTGAGGCCGAATTCATAGATGTCATCCTCGTCGAGGCCCTCGAGGAGAACGAACGCGTTATTGAGGTTGATGCGACTGGAAAAACCCCGGGGGAGATCGTTGAGGAGATAATTGGCCTCCTAGCGAGGGGAACCCAAAAACGCGTCGGAGTAGTAGACTGGAGCGATGCATACGATGAGGTGATTCCCTACCTGGACCTTGGAGGTGATTGA